In one window of Prevotella sp. E13-17 DNA:
- a CDS encoding DNA adenine methylase — protein MDKAQEMQRFSLESRRYIGCKTKLVDWIFSLIEEQTHDVHFFCDIFAGTGVVAHRALQTYERVVVNDFLHSNNVMYRAFFAPGEWSEERVQTIISEFNDINPAKIGENYFSKNFGGKYFYHDTAKIVGYIRGRLQTLQKDLTDKEYSVLMASLIYSIDRHANTMGHFDAYYRKAPAAHQFQMRMIDAESYEGVEIHQEDANQLARNVNVDLTYLDPPYNSRQYSRFYHVYENLVQWKKPQLYGTALKPKEENMSDYCRTAALKAFTDLVSHINSRYLVVSYNNTYHSKSTSSENKIKLEQLEEVLNKCGKTQVFNHEFKAFNSGKTEFDDHREYLFITEVDNEKRNQSFPDVLRG, from the coding sequence ATGGATAAAGCACAAGAAATGCAACGATTCTCTCTGGAGAGTCGTCGGTATATTGGTTGTAAAACCAAATTGGTGGACTGGATATTCAGCCTCATCGAAGAGCAAACCCATGACGTTCACTTCTTCTGTGACATTTTCGCAGGCACAGGTGTGGTGGCTCATCGGGCATTGCAGACGTATGAACGAGTGGTTGTAAATGATTTTCTCCACTCGAACAATGTAATGTATCGCGCTTTCTTTGCTCCTGGTGAATGGAGTGAAGAAAGGGTACAAACAATCATTAGTGAGTTTAATGACATCAATCCTGCAAAGATTGGTGAGAACTACTTTTCGAAAAACTTTGGCGGTAAGTATTTCTATCACGATACAGCTAAGATTGTGGGCTACATCAGAGGTAGATTACAGACATTGCAGAAGGACTTGACGGATAAGGAGTATTCTGTATTGATGGCTTCACTTATATATAGCATAGATCGCCATGCCAATACGATGGGGCATTTTGATGCCTATTATCGTAAAGCACCTGCTGCTCACCAATTCCAGATGCGAATGATAGATGCAGAGTCGTATGAAGGTGTGGAGATTCATCAGGAGGATGCCAATCAATTGGCTCGAAACGTCAATGTTGATTTGACATATCTCGACCCTCCCTACAATTCACGTCAATATAGTAGGTTCTATCATGTTTACGAGAACTTGGTTCAATGGAAGAAACCACAATTGTATGGTACTGCCTTGAAACCCAAGGAAGAGAATATGAGTGATTATTGCCGTACCGCTGCACTCAAAGCATTTACGGATTTGGTGAGCCATATCAATAGCCGCTATCTAGTGGTATCATATAACAACACTTATCATTCTAAGAGCACGTCGTCAGAGAACAAAATTAAGTTGGAACAGTTGGAAGAGGTGCTTAATAAGTGTGGTAAAACACAGGTGTTCAATCACGAGTTTAAAGCATTCAACTCTGGCAAAACTGAGTTTGACGATCATCGTGAGTATTTATTCATAACTGAAGTTGACAATGAGAAACGGAATCAGTCGTTCCCCGATGTTTTACGTGGGTGA
- a CDS encoding DUF4861 family protein, giving the protein MKKLLLSTILLCAAMTSSAQGDASRQWNPAGGMPSTVDIIVKVNDYWQQHHKPEVRSFWDEAAYHTGNMEAYRLLGNARWLAYSDAWARHNKWMGAQQKDPSKWKYKTYGEGHDFALFGDWQICFQTYLDLYEITPDDYKIKRALEVMDYEVRQPQCDFWWWADALYMVMPVMTKLYKTTGEVKYLDKLYANYRWADELMYDTVAHLYFRDAKYIYPKATTRNGGKDFWARGDGWVLAGLAKVLTDMPQDYCHRPFFVQRFLELAEAVARCQQPEGYWTRSMLDKDHAEGPETSGTAFFTYGLLWGVNHGLLSDAQYAPVIQRAWDYLTTKALQPSGAVGFVQPIGERAIPGQQLSEKNEANFGVGAFLLAACEHLRYEDRQANGEVKVTITNKSNEFRQQLVELDEVMVDVKLGIHGGRQFIVYDAGGLEVPYQLTYDKKILIDAGVRPRGTQTFYIRTGMPKVYKNVCYGRIFPERKDDFAWENDRGAYRIYGPALQRTGERSFGVDVWSKNTPELVLDQRYWIEDVVMMPAVEKLRRENRQRGDSLYRLNSYHNDHGRGMDLYKVGPTLGCGTPALMVNDELVYPYCFKDYEMLDNGPLRMTARFTYHPTVVQGDTVVETRIIQLDKGSNFNKMTVSYAGLTQPVKLASGVVIHSEDAKSYVLGKNYVQYADPTDNVEVNNCQLFVATLYPQGVSQTLMKKFGKQSGGNAGHALGIKNNYKGEPYTYYFGSAWSKYDIRTQAEWQQRINWTLSSLQQPLSVKWHKTNK; this is encoded by the coding sequence ATGAAAAAACTACTACTATCTACTATCCTCCTCTGTGCTGCAATGACCTCCAGCGCACAGGGCGATGCTTCGCGCCAGTGGAATCCTGCCGGCGGCATGCCTTCAACTGTTGACATCATCGTCAAGGTGAACGACTATTGGCAGCAACATCACAAGCCAGAGGTGCGCTCCTTCTGGGACGAGGCAGCCTATCACACCGGCAATATGGAAGCCTACCGACTGCTGGGCAATGCCCGTTGGCTGGCCTACAGCGACGCTTGGGCCCGCCACAACAAGTGGATGGGTGCTCAGCAGAAAGACCCTTCGAAGTGGAAGTACAAGACCTATGGCGAGGGACACGACTTCGCACTTTTTGGCGATTGGCAGATCTGCTTCCAGACCTATCTCGATCTCTATGAGATAACCCCTGATGATTATAAGATCAAGCGAGCGCTTGAGGTGATGGACTACGAGGTTCGCCAGCCTCAATGCGACTTCTGGTGGTGGGCCGATGCTCTTTATATGGTGATGCCCGTGATGACCAAGCTCTATAAGACCACCGGTGAAGTGAAGTATCTGGACAAGCTTTACGCCAACTATCGCTGGGCCGACGAACTCATGTACGACACCGTGGCCCACCTTTATTTCCGCGATGCCAAATACATCTATCCCAAGGCCACCACGCGCAATGGTGGCAAAGACTTCTGGGCACGTGGCGATGGCTGGGTGTTGGCAGGTCTGGCCAAGGTCTTGACCGACATGCCGCAAGACTATTGTCATCGTCCATTCTTCGTGCAGCGCTTCTTGGAACTGGCCGAGGCCGTTGCCCGCTGCCAGCAGCCCGAAGGCTATTGGACCCGCTCCATGCTCGACAAGGACCATGCCGAGGGCCCTGAGACCTCTGGCACCGCCTTCTTCACCTACGGACTGTTGTGGGGCGTCAACCACGGACTGCTCTCTGACGCCCAGTATGCTCCAGTCATTCAGCGCGCTTGGGACTATCTCACAACGAAAGCCCTGCAGCCCAGTGGCGCCGTCGGTTTTGTGCAGCCCATTGGCGAGCGAGCTATTCCTGGTCAGCAACTCTCTGAGAAGAATGAGGCCAACTTTGGCGTCGGTGCTTTCCTCTTGGCTGCCTGCGAACATCTGCGCTATGAAGACCGACAGGCCAATGGCGAGGTGAAGGTGACCATCACCAACAAAAGCAATGAGTTTCGTCAGCAGCTGGTAGAGCTCGACGAGGTGATGGTCGATGTGAAGCTGGGCATTCATGGCGGACGCCAGTTCATCGTTTACGATGCCGGCGGACTCGAAGTACCCTATCAGCTCACCTACGACAAGAAGATCCTCATTGATGCCGGCGTTCGTCCTCGTGGCACTCAGACCTTCTACATCCGCACAGGCATGCCAAAGGTCTATAAGAACGTGTGCTATGGTCGCATCTTCCCTGAGCGAAAAGACGACTTTGCCTGGGAGAACGACCGCGGTGCCTATCGCATCTATGGTCCGGCCTTGCAGCGCACCGGCGAGAGAAGCTTTGGTGTAGATGTGTGGTCGAAGAACACCCCCGAGCTGGTGCTCGATCAGCGCTACTGGATTGAGGATGTCGTGATGATGCCTGCCGTAGAGAAACTGCGTCGCGAGAACCGTCAGCGTGGCGACTCTCTCTATCGCCTGAACTCCTATCACAACGACCACGGTCGCGGCATGGATCTCTATAAAGTAGGACCCACGCTAGGTTGCGGCACACCAGCCTTGATGGTCAATGACGAACTCGTCTATCCCTACTGTTTCAAAGACTACGAGATGCTCGACAACGGTCCACTGCGCATGACTGCCCGTTTCACCTATCATCCTACTGTGGTGCAGGGCGACACCGTCGTAGAGACACGCATCATCCAGTTGGACAAAGGTTCCAATTTCAATAAGATGACCGTCAGCTATGCCGGACTCACCCAACCGGTCAAACTGGCCTCTGGCGTTGTCATTCATTCCGAGGATGCCAAGAGCTACGTCTTGGGCAAGAACTACGTGCAGTATGCCGATCCCACCGACAATGTGGAGGTGAACAACTGCCAGCTCTTTGTAGCCACCCTCTATCCTCAGGGCGTCAGCCAGACCCTGATGAAGAAGTTCGGCAAGCAGAGTGGGGGCAACGCAGGTCATGCCCTTGGCATCAAGAACAACTACAAGGGCGAACCCTACACCTATTACTTCGGTTCCGCCTGGTCAAAGTACGACATCCGCACACAGGCCGAATGGCAGCAGCGCATCAACTGGACCCTCTCCAGTCTGCAGCAGCCTTTGAGCGTGAAGTGGCATAAGACCAACAAATAA